A genome region from Microbacterium sp. CGR2 includes the following:
- the smc gene encoding chromosome segregation protein SMC yields MHLKSLTLKGFKSFAQPTSFVFEPGVTCIVGPNGSGKSNVVDALAWVMGEQGAKTLRGGKMEDVIFAGTSTRGPLGRAEVQLTIDNADGALPIEYAEVTISRTLFRNGSSEYAINGESCRLLDVQELLSDSGLGREMHVIVGQGRLDTVLQASPEDRRGFIEEAAGILKHRRRKEKTLRKLDAMEANLTRLSDLAGEIRRQLKPLGRQAEIAREAQTIAAVVRDAKARIFADDVVALRTALADHLRTEHERHTERLVLSDQAETVRAGIARLEQDQNSVAVDQARSVAFGLEQVQERMRGLYTLANQRLALLGSEEEDAAVTAVTVTQSTIDEAKEEIDVISSGLGDAQDAAAAASRDVVHARAELDTLDVDIAEQSALVSEYDMRVSTLRGVADSAASALAAVRGAVLRQENALEAADARRREAAEALAAIDEAEAPEGTAAEHAAAYDAAQRASSAAEAEREALRERLHAAEREADALTAKAAALSSALALSGGAAEIVKAGGAGVLGLVGDAVQVRAGYEAAIAAVLGPLAEGVLVATGSDAFALAAEAMENRRGIVDFVVADARRPATHLPTIEGVTPAADTVTAPSGILGVLSHVLIADDLGSARRSWEALNPGGDSMTTIVTIGGDVVTAQTLRTGSGGERSRLEFAAERDAANERLTEIMVVVDSLREAREDANEAVETTRRHAKDALRALREHDAALATHAEQVNRITVRHESAVAECERLEAGLAQAQAAVSDAEAKAQAAKAEVDAAVAAPRPVLDASARDGLLEALEAAREAELHSRLEIETLRERVRAAQARVASLERQREHERDAAAEAARRAVIRRAQRDAASGVAAELPRILDSLDRSVTEARVALGEAEAARSAQNEELVALRTQETSLRERLSGLTESVHGLELQIHEKKLHLNSLLERVSSELSLDEDILIAEYGPDQLVPRDPGMQAAESDAGDDTAIPFDRRIQQRRLTDAERKLAQLGRVNPLALEEFAALEQRHAFLTEQLADLTQTRQDLLTIIGDLDERMQTIFASAFEDTKEAFGQVFPLLFPGGVGSISLTDPENMLTTGIEVSVRPVGKKIERLSLLSGGERSLAAVALLVAIFKARPSPFYILDEVEAALDDANLGRLLSVFEQLRESSQLLIITHQKRTMEIADALYGVSMRQDGVSAVVGQRVGDRAAAS; encoded by the coding sequence ATGCATCTGAAGAGCCTGACGCTCAAAGGGTTCAAATCGTTCGCGCAGCCGACGAGTTTCGTCTTCGAGCCGGGTGTCACGTGCATCGTGGGTCCGAACGGCTCCGGAAAGTCGAATGTCGTCGACGCCCTCGCCTGGGTGATGGGCGAGCAGGGGGCGAAGACGCTTCGCGGCGGGAAGATGGAGGACGTCATCTTCGCCGGCACCTCGACGCGGGGGCCGCTCGGTCGCGCGGAGGTCCAACTCACCATCGACAACGCCGATGGCGCGCTTCCGATCGAATACGCCGAGGTGACGATCAGCCGCACGCTCTTCCGCAACGGTTCGAGCGAGTATGCCATCAACGGCGAGAGCTGCCGACTTCTCGACGTACAGGAGCTGCTGAGCGACTCCGGCCTCGGACGTGAGATGCATGTCATCGTCGGGCAGGGGCGGCTCGACACCGTCCTGCAGGCGTCGCCGGAGGACCGCCGCGGCTTCATCGAAGAGGCCGCCGGCATCCTCAAGCACCGACGCCGCAAGGAGAAGACTCTCCGAAAACTCGACGCCATGGAGGCGAACCTCACTCGTCTGAGTGACCTGGCGGGCGAGATCCGACGCCAGCTGAAGCCGCTCGGACGCCAGGCCGAGATCGCCAGGGAGGCGCAGACCATCGCCGCCGTGGTGCGTGACGCCAAAGCACGGATCTTCGCAGACGACGTCGTCGCATTGCGCACGGCACTCGCCGACCACCTGCGCACCGAACACGAGCGCCACACGGAGCGCCTGGTGCTGTCCGACCAGGCGGAGACGGTGCGGGCGGGCATCGCCCGGCTCGAACAAGACCAGAATTCCGTCGCCGTCGACCAGGCCCGCAGTGTGGCATTCGGTCTGGAGCAGGTGCAGGAGCGGATGCGTGGTCTCTATACGCTCGCGAACCAGCGCCTCGCCCTGCTCGGGTCGGAAGAAGAAGACGCCGCCGTGACGGCTGTGACCGTGACCCAGAGCACCATCGATGAAGCGAAGGAGGAGATCGATGTGATCTCCTCCGGTCTCGGCGACGCACAGGATGCCGCGGCGGCAGCGAGCCGCGATGTCGTGCATGCCCGGGCCGAGCTCGACACGCTCGACGTCGATATCGCGGAGCAGAGCGCCTTGGTCTCCGAATACGACATGCGCGTGTCGACTCTGCGTGGAGTCGCCGATTCCGCCGCTTCCGCCCTCGCTGCTGTGCGCGGTGCGGTGCTCCGCCAAGAGAATGCTCTCGAGGCGGCCGACGCACGCCGGCGCGAGGCAGCAGAGGCTCTCGCAGCGATCGATGAGGCAGAAGCTCCCGAAGGCACCGCGGCCGAGCATGCCGCGGCGTACGACGCCGCACAGCGGGCATCCTCCGCGGCGGAAGCCGAACGTGAGGCGTTGCGGGAGCGGTTGCACGCCGCCGAGCGCGAGGCTGACGCGCTCACCGCGAAGGCAGCAGCGCTCAGCAGTGCTCTGGCACTCTCCGGCGGTGCCGCCGAGATCGTGAAGGCCGGGGGTGCAGGGGTACTGGGCCTCGTGGGTGACGCCGTGCAGGTGCGAGCGGGATATGAAGCCGCGATCGCCGCCGTGCTGGGCCCCCTGGCGGAGGGTGTCCTCGTGGCCACCGGGTCCGATGCCTTCGCGCTGGCCGCGGAGGCGATGGAGAACAGGCGGGGGATCGTCGACTTCGTCGTCGCGGATGCGAGGCGTCCCGCGACGCATCTGCCGACGATCGAAGGGGTCACACCGGCGGCCGACACGGTCACGGCTCCGAGCGGGATTCTCGGAGTGCTCTCCCATGTCCTGATCGCCGATGACCTCGGTTCCGCGCGACGCTCGTGGGAGGCGCTGAACCCCGGCGGCGACTCGATGACGACGATCGTCACCATCGGGGGCGATGTCGTCACGGCCCAGACCCTGCGCACGGGGTCCGGCGGCGAGCGCTCGCGTCTCGAGTTCGCTGCGGAGCGTGACGCCGCCAATGAGCGTTTGACCGAGATCATGGTCGTCGTCGATTCGCTGCGGGAAGCCCGCGAAGACGCGAACGAGGCCGTCGAGACGACCCGCAGGCACGCCAAGGACGCGCTTCGGGCGCTGCGCGAGCACGATGCGGCGCTGGCCACCCACGCGGAGCAGGTGAACCGGATCACCGTGCGCCATGAATCTGCGGTTGCCGAGTGCGAGCGATTGGAAGCAGGGCTGGCCCAGGCTCAGGCTGCGGTCTCCGATGCCGAGGCGAAAGCTCAGGCAGCGAAGGCCGAGGTGGACGCGGCGGTCGCCGCGCCGCGCCCCGTGCTCGATGCATCTGCCAGAGACGGCCTCCTCGAAGCGCTCGAGGCAGCACGCGAAGCCGAACTGCATTCCCGCTTGGAGATCGAGACGCTGCGTGAGCGGGTTCGCGCCGCCCAGGCGCGGGTCGCGAGCCTCGAGCGCCAACGTGAGCACGAACGCGATGCTGCCGCCGAAGCGGCCCGCCGTGCCGTGATCCGCCGAGCACAACGAGATGCGGCGTCGGGCGTGGCGGCCGAGTTGCCACGCATCCTCGACTCTCTCGACCGGTCCGTCACCGAGGCGCGGGTCGCGCTCGGCGAGGCAGAGGCGGCGCGGTCCGCTCAGAACGAGGAGCTCGTAGCGCTCCGCACGCAGGAGACTTCGCTGCGGGAACGGCTTTCCGGTCTGACCGAGAGCGTCCACGGGCTCGAGTTGCAGATCCACGAGAAGAAGCTGCATCTGAACAGCCTTCTCGAGCGAGTGTCGTCCGAACTGTCTCTCGACGAAGATATTCTCATCGCGGAATATGGTCCGGATCAGCTGGTTCCCCGCGATCCCGGGATGCAGGCGGCCGAATCGGATGCGGGCGACGACACGGCCATCCCGTTCGATCGCCGCATCCAGCAGCGTCGTCTGACCGACGCCGAGCGAAAACTCGCACAGCTCGGTCGAGTGAACCCACTCGCACTCGAGGAGTTCGCGGCCCTCGAGCAACGACATGCGTTTCTCACCGAGCAGCTGGCCGATCTCACGCAGACCCGACAGGATCTGCTGACGATCATCGGTGATCTCGATGAGCGGATGCAGACCATCTTCGCGAGTGCCTTCGAAGACACCAAGGAGGCCTTCGGCCAGGTGTTCCCGTTGCTGTTTCCGGGCGGCGTCGGCAGCATCTCGCTCACCGATCCGGAGAACATGCTCACCACCGGGATCGAAGTGTCCGTGCGCCCCGTGGGCAAGAAGATCGAGCGGCTGTCCCTGCTGTCCGGCGGCGAGCGCTCGCTCGCGGCGGTCGCGCTGCTGGTGGCTATCTTCAAGGCGCGGCCCAGTCCGTTCTACATCCTCGACGAGGTCGAGGCGGCGCTCGACGACGCGAACCTCGGACGCCTCCTCAGTGTGTTCGAGCAGCTTCGCGAGAGTTCGCAGTTGCTGATCATCACCCATCAGAAGCGAACCATGGAGATCGCCGACGCGCTCTACGGCGTCTCGATGCGCCAGGACGGTGTCTCCGCGGTCGTCGGTCAGCGGGTGGGCGACCGCGCGGCCGCGAGCTGA